In the Chloroflexota bacterium genome, CGCCCCCGCCGGACAAAGTTTGCAGAACCACGGCTCCGCCGTGGCGAAAGCAATGATGACCGCCACCACGACCAAGAAACCATAGCGCAGCCAGCCGAAGCGCCTGGCCGAAACACGCCACTTGGGCACGGGCAGTTTGTACACCAGTTCCTGGAAAAAGCCCCACGGGCAGGACCAGCCGCACGAGAGCCGGCCCACTGTTGCCCCCACCAAACCAAGCGCTCCCAGGAGGTAAAAGGGGAACTGGCGGATAATCATGAAATGTTGCAGCGAACCGATAGGGCAGGCGAAGACTGCGGCCGGGCAGGCGTAGCAGTTGAACCCGATGCACGGGATGCCTTTCAGACCCTGGAAGAAATAGGAGTTGAAGACAACGAGGGAGATGGACTGCATCAGGGCGCGGGGCCCACGGAGCAGGAACCTGACCAACCGGTTCATTTCACCCTATTCCAGGCCGATGCAACTGAAGCACAACGTAGTGGCGTTGGCGAACACGCGGCCCGGGTCGCCCAGAGCCACGCCAATGGCCAGAAAGGCGAGGGCCACCCAAACCAGGAGTAAAGCCATCCGCTGGTGCTGCTTACTCATCGCATTGCTCCTCTGGAAGTGCTCCAATAGCCTTGTCCAATAGCCTTGCGAAGGTTCTAAAACCTTCGCAAGGCTTGGATCTATTGTTTCCACCTATGCTTCTTCGCCCACGTGATCGGAACCGCGTGTCGCCGGCGGCTCGCTTGGTTCGGGGGCG is a window encoding:
- a CDS encoding thioredoxin codes for the protein MSKQHQRMALLLVWVALAFLAIGVALGDPGRVFANATTLCFSCIGLE
- a CDS encoding 4Fe-4S binding protein; its protein translation is MNRLVRFLLRGPRALMQSISLVVFNSYFFQGLKGIPCIGFNCYACPAAVFACPIGSLQHFMIIRQFPFYLLGALGLVGATVGRLSCGWSCPWGFFQELVYKLPVPKWRVSARRFGWLRYGFLVVVAVIIAFATAEPWFCKLCPAGALEAGIPWVILDASIRALAGGFFALKMVILVGFLIWFAVSKRPFCRFVCPLGAIYSPFNQVSHLGLEFHQEACSDCGLCRAVCPVDIDVTEMPNSPECIRCMECVRSCPSMAIQVRG